One Thauera sp. K11 DNA window includes the following coding sequences:
- a CDS encoding glutathione S-transferase, which translates to MKLVASLTSPYARKIRVILAEKGLPFELVVDSPWEAGTRVPTVNPLGKVPALVTDGGEVFFDSPVIAGYLETLGAGPRLLPADALAAVRVRQHEALADGITDAAVAALLESRRPDGERSEREIARQLEKVDRALAELERRAAGRTWLDGADMHLGDVAAGCALGYLDLRFPRIDWRGRHPALAALAERLFARASFAGTMPPAA; encoded by the coding sequence ATGAAGCTCGTCGCCTCGCTCACCAGCCCCTACGCGCGCAAGATCCGGGTGATCCTCGCCGAGAAGGGGCTGCCCTTCGAACTCGTCGTCGATTCGCCGTGGGAAGCCGGCACCCGCGTGCCGACGGTCAATCCGCTCGGCAAGGTGCCGGCGCTGGTCACCGACGGCGGCGAAGTCTTCTTCGACTCGCCCGTCATCGCCGGCTACCTGGAAACGCTGGGCGCCGGTCCGCGGCTGCTGCCCGCCGACGCGCTGGCCGCCGTGCGCGTGCGCCAGCACGAAGCGCTGGCCGACGGCATCACCGACGCGGCGGTCGCCGCCCTGCTCGAATCGCGCCGCCCGGACGGCGAGCGCAGCGAGCGGGAGATCGCGCGCCAACTGGAAAAGGTCGACCGCGCGCTGGCCGAACTGGAGCGCCGCGCCGCCGGCCGGACGTGGCTCGACGGCGCCGACATGCACCTGGGCGACGTCGCCGCCGGCTGCGCGCTGGGCTACCTCGACCTGCGCTTCCCCCGGATCGACTGGCGCGGCCGCCATCCGGCGCTGGCCGCGCTGGCGGAACGGCTGTTCGCGCGCGCCAGCTTCGCCGGCACCATGCCGCCGGCGGCCTGA
- a CDS encoding circularly permuted type 2 ATP-grasp protein, whose amino-acid sequence MQVQLQSPPGLLATYAARPDRYDELCQRIGSVVVVRPHWRDFFHGLAAMSPAEMAARRAALRRQIHENGITYNVYADPRGFERPWELDLLPYILPAAEWAQIEAAVVQRATLFNRILADLYGEQTLLQQGLIPPALIYGHSGFLRPLVGTRQPGDLFLHLYAVDLARSPDGRWWVVADRTQAPSGAGYALENRGVVARALPELYRAAGVQPLVPFFEGFRDSLAALAPAGAQDDDEEALIAVLTPGPYNETYFEHAFLAREMGFPLVEGQDLTVRDEKVFLRTLDGLRRVHVILRRVDDIWCDPLELRDDSALGVAGLVAAVRAGNVAVANALGSGILETGALLGYLPRLAEHLLGQKLKMPSVATWWCGEPAACDYALKHLRELVVKPAYPAAGEGPVFCRDLPAEALEAVAARIAARPFDFVAQEMVNISQAPVLAADDAPGGLVARNIGLRVFVAAGPDGFRALPGGLTRVAFGADMRIVSMQYGGGSKDAWVLSPPAPQRPAARIMPGQIAPPERRPRQLSLSSRVAENFFWLGRYSERADAAARLGRETLARLSGLGGPGAPPREGAGTPPPEAGAAASARDGDPTLAALLGLCRRTGIALAEAAGGEAGVAVPGTESGRGRDAPLPPAAGLARSLFDPACGGGVAANLRQVLRLAGQVRDRLSPDSWRIYNRLSEFTVAPGGPAGLGDALDRLDEALLSLVTLSGFVMESMPRDAGWRFLSIGRRIERLQFLAAALSALLPAAAPGGLQALLAVTDAELRYRSRHARGLAPQPVAELVMLDGDNPRALRYQIESLIEHVAALRDGEDFARPLRQQREALASLSSCAWVVPGPGEVPAARQCEPLRAVLGDIWACGNRLADALSQRYFTHLDARSQATASL is encoded by the coding sequence ATGCAGGTCCAGTTGCAGAGCCCGCCCGGGCTGCTCGCCACCTATGCCGCGCGGCCCGACCGCTACGACGAACTGTGCCAGCGCATCGGCAGCGTGGTGGTGGTGCGGCCGCACTGGCGCGACTTCTTCCACGGCCTGGCGGCGATGTCGCCGGCCGAGATGGCGGCGCGGCGAGCCGCGCTGCGCCGCCAGATCCACGAGAACGGCATCACCTACAACGTGTATGCCGACCCGCGCGGCTTCGAGCGGCCGTGGGAACTCGACCTGCTGCCCTACATCCTGCCGGCGGCGGAATGGGCGCAGATCGAGGCCGCCGTCGTCCAGCGCGCCACCCTGTTCAACCGCATCCTCGCCGACCTCTACGGCGAGCAGACGCTGCTGCAGCAGGGCCTCATCCCGCCGGCGCTGATCTACGGCCACAGCGGCTTCCTGCGCCCGCTGGTGGGGACGAGGCAGCCCGGCGACCTGTTCCTGCACCTGTACGCGGTCGACCTGGCGCGTTCGCCGGACGGCCGCTGGTGGGTGGTGGCCGACCGCACCCAGGCGCCGTCCGGCGCCGGCTATGCGCTGGAGAACCGCGGCGTCGTGGCGCGCGCGCTGCCCGAGCTGTACCGCGCCGCCGGCGTGCAGCCGCTGGTGCCCTTCTTCGAGGGCTTCCGCGACAGCCTGGCGGCGCTGGCGCCGGCCGGCGCCCAGGACGACGACGAAGAAGCGCTGATCGCCGTGCTCACCCCCGGCCCCTACAACGAAACCTACTTCGAGCACGCCTTCCTCGCGCGCGAGATGGGTTTCCCGCTGGTGGAAGGGCAGGACCTCACGGTGCGCGACGAGAAGGTCTTCCTGCGCACGCTGGACGGCCTGCGGCGGGTGCATGTGATCCTGCGCCGGGTGGACGACATCTGGTGCGACCCGCTGGAGCTGCGCGACGATTCGGCGCTGGGCGTGGCCGGGCTGGTGGCGGCGGTGCGCGCTGGCAACGTCGCGGTGGCCAACGCGCTGGGCAGCGGCATCCTGGAAACCGGGGCGCTGCTGGGCTACCTGCCGCGGCTGGCCGAGCACCTGCTCGGGCAGAAGCTGAAGATGCCCTCCGTCGCCACCTGGTGGTGCGGCGAGCCCGCCGCCTGCGACTATGCGCTGAAGCATCTGCGCGAACTGGTGGTGAAGCCGGCCTATCCCGCAGCGGGCGAGGGGCCGGTGTTCTGCCGCGACCTGCCGGCGGAGGCGCTGGAGGCGGTGGCGGCGCGCATCGCCGCGCGGCCGTTCGATTTCGTCGCGCAGGAGATGGTCAACATCTCCCAGGCGCCGGTGCTGGCGGCCGACGATGCGCCCGGCGGACTGGTGGCGCGCAACATCGGCCTGCGCGTGTTCGTCGCCGCCGGCCCGGACGGCTTTCGCGCGCTGCCCGGCGGCCTCACCCGCGTCGCCTTCGGGGCCGACATGCGCATCGTGTCGATGCAGTACGGCGGCGGCAGCAAGGATGCCTGGGTGCTCAGCCCGCCGGCGCCGCAGCGGCCCGCGGCGCGCATCATGCCCGGCCAGATCGCGCCGCCGGAGCGGCGGCCGCGGCAACTGAGCCTGTCGAGCCGCGTGGCGGAGAACTTCTTCTGGCTGGGCCGTTACAGCGAGCGCGCCGATGCCGCGGCGCGGCTGGGGCGCGAGACGCTGGCGCGGCTGAGCGGCCTGGGCGGCCCCGGCGCACCGCCGCGCGAGGGGGCCGGCACGCCGCCGCCCGAAGCCGGAGCGGCGGCCTCCGCCCGCGACGGCGATCCGACGCTGGCGGCCCTGCTCGGGCTGTGCCGCCGCACCGGCATCGCGCTCGCGGAGGCGGCCGGCGGCGAGGCCGGCGTCGCGGTGCCCGGCACGGAGTCCGGGCGCGGGCGGGACGCCCCGCTGCCGCCGGCGGCGGGATTGGCACGGTCGCTGTTCGATCCCGCCTGCGGCGGCGGGGTGGCGGCCAACCTGCGCCAGGTGCTGCGCCTGGCCGGCCAGGTGCGCGACCGCCTGTCGCCCGACAGTTGGCGCATCTACAACCGGCTGTCCGAGTTCACCGTCGCGCCGGGCGGCCCCGCCGGCCTGGGCGATGCCCTCGACCGCCTGGACGAGGCGCTGCTGTCGCTCGTCACGCTGTCGGGCTTCGTCATGGAGAGCATGCCGCGCGACGCGGGCTGGCGTTTCCTCTCCATCGGACGGCGCATCGAGCGCCTGCAGTTCCTCGCCGCGGCGCTGTCGGCGCTGCTGCCGGCCGCCGCGCCGGGCGGGCTGCAGGCGCTGCTTGCCGTCACCGATGCCGAATTGCGCTACCGCAGCCGCCATGCGCGGGGGCTGGCACCGCAGCCGGTGGCCGAACTGGTGATGCTCGACGGCGACAACCCGCGCGCCCTGCGCTACCAGATCGAATCGCTGATCGAGCACGTGGCGGCGCTGCGCGACGGCGAGGATTTCGCCCGGCCGCTGCGGCAGCAGCGCGAGGCGCTGGCCTCGCTGTCGTCGTGCGCCTGGGTGGTGCCCGGGCCGGGCGAGGTGCCGGCCGCGCGCCAGTGCGAACCGCTGCGCGCGGTGCTGGGGGACATCTGGGCCTGCGGCAACCGGCTGGCGGACGCCCTGTCGCAGCGCTACTTCACCCACCTCGACGCCCGCAGCCAGGCGACCGCCTCGCTTTGA
- a CDS encoding alpha/beta hydrolase, translating into MSRPLPTESALLRGHAGNIEVLIDAPELVRGVALVCHPHPLFGGANTNKVAHTLARSFRDLGYAAIRPNFRGVGKSEGEHDLGNGETEDMLSVISWAQSRWGTSPLALAGFSFGGFVQTQVANRLADGIAPPQQLVLVGVATGSAADGERHYDTPPVPASIPTLVIHGENDDTVALANVLDWARPQELPVTVVPGADHFFHGRLHVIRDVIARNVPPLA; encoded by the coding sequence ATGAGCCGTCCGCTGCCCACCGAGTCCGCCCTGCTGCGCGGCCACGCCGGCAACATCGAGGTGCTCATCGACGCCCCCGAGCTGGTGCGCGGCGTCGCGCTGGTCTGCCATCCGCACCCGCTGTTCGGCGGCGCCAACACCAACAAGGTGGCGCACACGCTGGCGCGCAGCTTCCGCGACCTCGGCTATGCCGCGATCCGGCCCAATTTCCGCGGCGTCGGCAAGAGCGAGGGCGAACACGACCTCGGCAACGGCGAGACCGAGGACATGCTGTCGGTCATCAGTTGGGCGCAGTCGCGCTGGGGCACGTCGCCGCTAGCGCTGGCCGGCTTCTCCTTCGGCGGCTTCGTGCAGACGCAGGTGGCGAACCGCCTGGCGGACGGCATCGCGCCGCCGCAGCAACTGGTGCTGGTGGGCGTGGCGACCGGCAGCGCGGCCGACGGCGAGCGCCACTACGATACGCCGCCGGTCCCCGCTTCCATCCCGACGCTGGTGATCCACGGCGAGAACGACGACACCGTGGCGCTCGCCAACGTGCTCGACTGGGCGCGCCCGCAGGAGCTGCCGGTGACGGTGGTCCCCGGCGCGGACCATTTCTTCCACGGCCGCCTGCACGTGATCCGCGACGTCATCGCGCGCAACGTCCCACCGCTGGCCTGA
- a CDS encoding transglutaminase family protein, whose amino-acid sequence MSIHVKLSHITHYRYDRPVTLSPQVVRLRPAPHCRTAIHAYSLTVEPGRHFINWQQDPQANYLARLVFPETTRELKVEVDLVAEMSVINPFDFFLEPSAEKFPFAYEDDQRDELESYLRTIPLDEIGPRFRDYLGAVPLEPRASVDFLVDLNMRLQQDIEYLVRLEPGVQTPEETLALASGSCRDSAWLLVQLLRHLGLAARFVSGYLIQLTPDVKSLDGPSGTEVDFTDLHAWCEVYLPGAGWVGLDPTSGLFAGEGHIPLACSPEPSSAAPITGYTDECECEFEHRMKVERVWEAPRVTKPYGDEQWAEIEALGHRIDGDLEAFDVRLTQGGEPTFVSLDDRDGAAWNGDALDPLDRDAAMPSKRTLAENLMFRLKDHYAPQGLLHFGQGKWYPGEQLPRWSLNCYWRKDGEPIWRNPDLLARELSGTGVDEATAGRFLARVARRLGVDAKWMVPAYEDAWYYLWRERRLPANVDPHDSRVDDPLERARLARVFDRGLKQAIGHVLPIMRSHAGPQRWQSGPWFLRPERLYLTPGDSPIGYRLPLESQPWVGKGDYPWIHHADPNQAFPSLPGHAELRQQLRPTGAIIGADSGLGGEVHGGAWTTGRAGHAGFHGPQDPAAGEGPAGGPAAAPGPGKLADPTRRPQPFESAGWITRSAICAEPRGGLLHIFMPPTAALEDYLEIVAAVEETAAEFALPVVLEGYEPPSDPRLSHFRITPDPGVIEVNIHPAASWDELVERTTTLYEEAHQSRLSTEKFMLDGRHTGTGGGNHFVLGGATTADSPFLRRPDLLRSLVSYWHNHPSLSYLFSGLFIGPTSQAPRVDEARHDSVHELEVAFQQFPEAGKDVPPWLIDRLLRNLLIDASGNTHRAEFCIDKLYSPDGPAGRHGLLELRAFEMPPHARMSLAQQLLLRALIARFWQQPYAPDRLRRWGTELHDRFLLPHWVAEDFRDVIDELRACGYPLGFDWFAPHFEFRFPKYGEFSARGVDVELRMALEPWHVMGEEGAAGRTVRYVDSSVERLQVKVSGLNDDRHVLACNGRAVPLQPTGTVGEFVAGVRYRAWQPPSCLHPTIGVHAPLVFDLVDGWMQRSMGGCVYHVAHPGGRNYETYPVNPYEAEGRRLARFTTTGHTPGRIAPPAVGRNADFPFTLDLRRQGG is encoded by the coding sequence GTGTCTATCCACGTCAAGCTCAGCCACATCACCCATTACCGCTACGACCGCCCGGTCACGCTGTCGCCGCAGGTCGTGCGCCTGCGTCCCGCGCCGCATTGCCGCACCGCCATCCATGCCTATTCGCTGACGGTCGAACCGGGCCGGCACTTCATCAACTGGCAGCAGGACCCGCAGGCCAACTACCTGGCGCGCCTGGTCTTCCCGGAAACGACCCGGGAGCTGAAGGTCGAGGTCGACCTGGTGGCCGAGATGTCGGTCATCAACCCGTTCGATTTCTTCCTCGAACCCTCCGCCGAGAAGTTCCCCTTCGCCTACGAGGACGACCAGCGCGACGAACTCGAGTCCTACCTGCGCACGATTCCGCTGGACGAGATCGGCCCGCGCTTCCGCGACTACCTCGGCGCCGTCCCGCTCGAGCCCAGGGCCAGCGTCGATTTCCTGGTCGATCTGAACATGCGGCTGCAGCAGGACATCGAATACCTCGTCCGCCTCGAGCCCGGCGTGCAGACGCCGGAGGAAACGCTGGCGCTGGCAAGCGGTTCCTGCCGCGATTCCGCCTGGCTGCTGGTGCAGTTGCTGCGCCACCTCGGCCTGGCGGCGCGCTTCGTGTCCGGCTACCTCATCCAACTCACGCCGGACGTGAAGTCGCTCGACGGCCCCTCCGGCACCGAGGTCGACTTCACCGACCTGCACGCCTGGTGCGAGGTCTATCTGCCCGGCGCCGGCTGGGTCGGGCTGGACCCGACCTCGGGCCTGTTCGCCGGCGAGGGCCACATTCCGCTCGCCTGCTCGCCCGAGCCGTCCTCCGCGGCGCCGATCACCGGCTACACCGACGAGTGCGAGTGCGAATTCGAGCACCGCATGAAGGTCGAGCGCGTGTGGGAGGCGCCGCGCGTCACCAAGCCCTACGGCGACGAGCAGTGGGCGGAGATCGAGGCGCTCGGCCACCGCATCGACGGCGACCTGGAGGCATTCGACGTGCGCCTGACGCAGGGCGGCGAACCCACCTTCGTGTCGCTCGACGACCGCGACGGCGCCGCCTGGAACGGCGACGCGCTCGATCCGCTCGACCGCGACGCCGCCATGCCGAGCAAGCGCACGCTGGCCGAGAACCTGATGTTCCGCCTGAAGGACCACTATGCGCCGCAGGGCCTGCTGCATTTCGGCCAGGGCAAGTGGTATCCGGGCGAGCAACTGCCGCGCTGGTCGCTGAACTGCTACTGGCGCAAGGACGGCGAGCCGATCTGGCGCAACCCGGACCTGCTCGCGCGCGAGCTGTCGGGCACCGGGGTGGACGAGGCGACCGCCGGCCGCTTCCTCGCCCGCGTCGCGAGGCGCCTGGGCGTGGATGCGAAGTGGATGGTGCCCGCCTACGAGGACGCGTGGTACTACCTGTGGCGCGAGCGCCGGCTGCCGGCCAACGTGGACCCGCACGACTCGCGCGTCGACGACCCGCTCGAACGCGCGCGCCTGGCCAGGGTCTTCGACCGCGGCCTGAAGCAGGCCATCGGCCACGTGCTGCCGATCATGCGCAGCCACGCCGGCCCGCAGCGCTGGCAGAGCGGACCGTGGTTCCTGCGTCCCGAGCGGCTGTACCTCACCCCCGGCGACTCCCCGATCGGCTACCGCCTGCCGCTGGAATCGCAACCGTGGGTCGGCAAGGGCGACTATCCGTGGATCCACCATGCCGATCCGAACCAAGCCTTCCCGTCGTTGCCGGGGCATGCCGAGCTGCGCCAGCAGTTGCGCCCGACCGGCGCCATCATCGGCGCGGACAGCGGGTTGGGCGGCGAGGTGCATGGCGGCGCGTGGACCACGGGCCGCGCCGGGCACGCGGGTTTCCACGGCCCGCAGGATCCGGCGGCGGGCGAGGGCCCGGCAGGCGGGCCGGCAGCGGCGCCGGGGCCGGGAAAACTGGCCGACCCCACGCGCAGGCCGCAGCCCTTCGAATCCGCCGGCTGGATCACGCGCAGCGCGATCTGCGCCGAACCGCGCGGCGGCCTGCTGCACATCTTCATGCCGCCCACCGCCGCGCTCGAGGACTACCTCGAGATCGTCGCCGCGGTGGAGGAGACGGCCGCGGAGTTCGCCCTGCCCGTCGTCCTGGAAGGCTACGAGCCGCCGTCCGACCCGCGCCTGTCCCACTTCCGCATCACCCCCGACCCGGGCGTCATCGAGGTCAACATCCACCCCGCCGCGAGCTGGGACGAACTGGTGGAGCGCACCACCACGCTGTACGAAGAGGCTCACCAGTCGCGGCTGTCGACCGAGAAGTTCATGCTCGACGGCCGCCACACCGGCACTGGCGGCGGCAACCATTTCGTGCTCGGCGGCGCCACCACGGCGGATTCGCCCTTCCTGCGCCGGCCGGACCTGCTGCGCAGCCTGGTGAGCTACTGGCACAACCACCCCAGCCTGTCCTACCTGTTCTCGGGCCTCTTCATCGGCCCCACCTCGCAGGCGCCGCGCGTCGACGAGGCGCGCCACGATTCGGTGCATGAACTTGAGGTCGCCTTCCAGCAGTTTCCCGAGGCCGGCAAGGACGTGCCGCCGTGGCTGATCGACCGCCTGCTGCGCAACCTCCTGATCGACGCCAGCGGCAACACCCACCGCGCCGAGTTCTGCATCGACAAGCTGTACAGCCCCGACGGCCCGGCGGGCCGCCATGGCCTGCTGGAACTGCGCGCCTTCGAGATGCCGCCGCACGCGCGCATGAGCCTGGCGCAGCAACTGCTGCTGCGCGCGCTGATCGCGCGTTTCTGGCAGCAGCCCTACGCGCCCGATCGCCTGCGGCGCTGGGGCACCGAACTGCACGACCGCTTCCTGCTGCCGCACTGGGTCGCCGAGGACTTCCGCGACGTCATCGACGAACTGCGCGCGTGCGGCTATCCGCTCGGGTTCGACTGGTTTGCGCCGCATTTCGAGTTCCGCTTTCCGAAATACGGCGAATTCTCGGCGCGCGGCGTCGACGTGGAACTGCGCATGGCGCTCGAACCGTGGCACGTGATGGGCGAGGAAGGCGCGGCCGGCCGCACGGTGCGCTACGTGGATTCGTCGGTGGAGCGGCTGCAGGTGAAGGTGAGCGGGCTCAACGACGACCGCCACGTGCTCGCCTGCAACGGCCGCGCCGTGCCGCTGCAGCCCACCGGCACGGTGGGCGAGTTCGTCGCCGGCGTGCGCTACCGCGCCTGGCAGCCGCCGTCCTGCCTGCATCCGACCATCGGCGTGCATGCGCCGCTTGTGTTCGACCTGGTCGACGGCTGGATGCAGCGTTCGATGGGCGGCTGCGTCTATCACGTGGCGCATCCGGGCGGACGCAACTACGAGACCTATCCGGTCAACCCGTATGAGGCGGAAGGCCGCCGCCTGGCGCGCTTCACCACCACCGGCCACACGCCGGGCCGCATCGCGCCGCCGGCGGTCGGGCGCAACGCCGACTTCCCCTTCACCCTCGACCTGCGCCGGCAGGGCGGCTAG
- a CDS encoding (2Fe-2S) ferredoxin domain-containing protein: MSYFEHHVFFCCNQRQNGESCCNDHGASALQTYAKERTAELGLKGEGRVRINKAGCLGRCDDGPVIVVYPDDVWYTYVDKEDIDEIIDSHLVAGRIVERLRLPGDAA; this comes from the coding sequence ATGAGCTATTTCGAACACCACGTCTTCTTCTGCTGCAACCAGCGCCAGAACGGCGAGAGCTGCTGCAACGACCATGGCGCCAGCGCGCTGCAGACCTATGCCAAGGAGCGCACCGCCGAACTCGGCCTGAAGGGCGAGGGTCGCGTGCGCATCAACAAGGCCGGCTGCCTGGGGCGCTGCGACGACGGCCCGGTGATCGTCGTGTATCCCGACGACGTCTGGTACACCTACGTGGACAAGGAGGACATCGACGAGATCATCGACAGCCACCTCGTGGCCGGACGCATCGTCGAGCGCCTGCGCCTGCCGGGAGACGCGGCATGA
- a CDS encoding VanZ family protein — MPPTPRPASALPRNLALAYALLIAYACLHPLAGWKASGLPLFDFMLAPWPKYFVFADLLFNVLGYLPFGFLLAAALPGRWPAGRTVAVATLAAGLLSLGLETAQNFLPSRIASNIDLGGNILGALLGAVPGARWGRALFGRHGRARRWRTQHVVGGHTGDAGLVLIGLWLLSQLGAADLLFSSGDVRSLLGIAAPLPFNAERFIAFETALTALSVLAVGLFARCMMRHTAIWPIVLVLLLGIGAKTLATATFFVPGAPLAWLTPGAGRGLLLGSALLAGALLLPRVLQHALAGMTLLASTALVNLLPENPYLAYDQRLTNFSNFLNFHGLTQLTDSLWPFLALAYLSALGLWHGEHLDDSPDRRERRL, encoded by the coding sequence ATGCCACCGACGCCGCGCCCGGCCTCCGCCCTGCCGCGCAATCTCGCTCTCGCCTATGCGCTGCTGATCGCCTATGCCTGCCTGCATCCGCTTGCCGGCTGGAAGGCGAGCGGACTGCCGCTGTTCGACTTCATGCTGGCTCCGTGGCCGAAGTACTTCGTCTTCGCCGACCTGCTCTTCAACGTGCTGGGCTACCTGCCCTTCGGCTTCCTGCTGGCGGCCGCCCTGCCGGGCCGCTGGCCAGCCGGCCGCACCGTCGCGGTGGCGACGCTCGCCGCCGGCCTGCTGAGCCTGGGGCTGGAAACCGCGCAGAACTTCCTGCCCTCGCGCATCGCCAGCAACATCGACCTCGGCGGCAACATCCTGGGTGCGCTGCTGGGCGCGGTGCCCGGCGCGCGCTGGGGGCGGGCGCTGTTCGGCCGCCACGGCCGCGCCCGGCGGTGGCGCACGCAGCACGTCGTCGGCGGCCATACCGGCGATGCGGGGCTGGTACTGATCGGGCTGTGGCTGCTGAGCCAGCTCGGCGCGGCCGACCTGCTGTTTTCCAGCGGCGACGTGCGCAGCCTGCTCGGCATCGCCGCGCCGCTGCCTTTCAACGCCGAGCGCTTCATCGCCTTCGAGACCGCGCTGACCGCGCTGTCGGTGCTGGCGGTGGGGCTGTTCGCGCGCTGCATGATGCGCCACACGGCCATCTGGCCCATCGTGCTGGTGCTGCTGCTCGGCATCGGCGCCAAGACGCTGGCCACCGCCACCTTCTTCGTGCCCGGCGCGCCGCTGGCCTGGCTCACGCCGGGCGCGGGGCGCGGCCTGCTGCTGGGCAGCGCCTTGCTGGCCGGCGCACTGCTGCTGCCGCGCGTGCTGCAGCACGCGCTGGCGGGCATGACGCTGCTGGCCAGCACCGCGCTGGTCAACCTGCTGCCGGAGAACCCCTACCTGGCATACGACCAGCGCCTGACCAACTTCAGCAACTTCCTGAACTTCCACGGCCTGACGCAGCTCACCGACAGCCTGTGGCCCTTCCTCGCGCTGGCCTACCTGTCCGCGCTGGGCCTGTGGCACGGCGAGCACCTGGACGACAGCCCGGATCGGCGCGAGCGCCGTCTATAA
- a CDS encoding transglutaminase family protein has product MPLYDIDHDTIYRYDGAVLLSQQIAHLRPRECAGQRCLSHSLDIVPDATRRIERIDFFGNPVTGFGLYAPHDTLAVHARTRVLVEPETPPQAAAGPPWEAARDHLRDGLSGHAPLQADARDAGQYRFASAFVPFSDESARYADYALQCFTPGRPLVEALLALSARMHADFSFDPSATSVATPVAEVFARRRGVCQDFSHLMIACLRALGLAARYVSGYLLTEPPPGQPRLAGADASHAWVAAWCPGLGWVEVDPTNDVRPGTGHITLAWGRDYGDVCPLRGVILGGGGHSVEVAVTVMPVADEAGDGGHAPQ; this is encoded by the coding sequence ATGCCGCTCTACGACATCGACCACGACACCATCTACCGCTACGACGGCGCCGTGCTGCTGTCGCAGCAGATCGCCCACCTGCGTCCGCGCGAGTGCGCCGGCCAGCGCTGCCTGTCGCACAGCCTCGACATCGTGCCGGACGCGACGCGGCGCATCGAGCGCATCGACTTCTTCGGCAACCCGGTCACCGGCTTCGGCCTGTACGCGCCGCACGACACGCTGGCGGTGCATGCGCGCACCCGCGTGCTGGTGGAGCCGGAGACGCCGCCGCAGGCCGCGGCCGGGCCGCCGTGGGAGGCGGCGCGCGACCATCTGCGCGACGGGCTGTCGGGCCATGCGCCGCTGCAGGCCGACGCGCGCGATGCCGGGCAGTACCGCTTCGCGTCGGCCTTCGTTCCGTTCAGCGACGAATCCGCGCGCTATGCCGACTACGCGCTTCAGTGCTTCACCCCCGGACGCCCGCTGGTCGAGGCGCTGCTGGCGCTGTCGGCGCGCATGCACGCCGATTTCAGCTTCGATCCGTCTGCCACCAGCGTGGCCACGCCGGTGGCCGAGGTCTTCGCCCGGCGCCGCGGCGTGTGCCAGGACTTCTCGCACCTGATGATCGCCTGCCTGCGCGCGCTCGGGCTGGCGGCGCGCTACGTGTCGGGCTATCTGCTCACCGAGCCGCCGCCCGGCCAGCCGCGGCTGGCCGGGGCCGATGCGTCGCACGCCTGGGTGGCGGCGTGGTGCCCCGGCCTGGGCTGGGTGGAAGTGGACCCGACCAACGACGTCCGGCCCGGCACCGGCCACATCACGCTGGCCTGGGGGCGCGACTACGGCGACGTCTGTCCGCTGCGCGGCGTGATCCTGGGCGGCGGCGGCCACAGCGTGGAGGTGGCGGTCACGGTGATGCCGGTCGCGGACGAAGCCGGAGACGGCGGACATGCACCGCAATGA